A single window of Cytobacillus dafuensis DNA harbors:
- a CDS encoding response regulator transcription factor: MDQLNILIIDDEEDMRHLVEMYLENSGFHCLTAASGKEGYELINRTSINLIILDIMMPEEDGFQVCASIRTKYNIPVIFLSAKGEEWDKVKGLQLGGDDYIVKPFSPGELIARIQAVLRRTGIMKNESYLHIGKMMIDRLARSVTVDGKSISLTLKEFELLIFFVDHQSQALSREQLLDHVWGVDYIGSLRTVDTHIKTLRMKLGVGDYIQTVWGIGYKFEVPAE, from the coding sequence ATGGATCAGTTAAACATTTTAATAATAGATGATGAGGAAGATATGAGGCATCTTGTTGAAATGTATCTTGAAAACTCTGGTTTTCACTGCCTTACAGCAGCTAGTGGCAAGGAAGGGTATGAATTAATAAATCGTACTTCTATTAATTTAATTATTCTTGATATTATGATGCCAGAAGAAGATGGTTTTCAAGTATGTGCAAGTATTCGAACGAAATATAATATTCCTGTCATCTTTTTATCTGCCAAAGGAGAAGAGTGGGATAAGGTGAAGGGGCTACAGCTCGGTGGTGATGATTATATTGTAAAGCCCTTTAGTCCCGGCGAGCTAATCGCTAGAATTCAAGCTGTTTTAAGAAGGACTGGCATAATGAAAAATGAGTCCTATTTACATATTGGAAAAATGATGATAGATCGATTAGCGAGAAGTGTAACAGTAGATGGAAAAAGTATCTCTTTGACATTAAAAGAGTTTGAACTTTTAATATTTTTTGTAGACCATCAATCCCAAGCTTTAAGCAGGGAACAGCTGCTTGATCACGTATGGGGTGTCGATTATATCGGAAGCCTGCGGACAGTGGATACTCATATAAAGACGTTAAGAATGAAGCTTGGTGTTGGCGATTATATTCAAACAGTATGGGGAATAGGCTATAAGTTTGAGGTACCAGCAGAATGA
- a CDS encoding Hsp20/alpha crystallin family protein, giving the protein MFPWNLFPFHKDMKNIKAQMNPEEVDKYVTDIMNQVFPQQMQKMQGMMNPQSFMSDFNYDTPETPNDSSLSSSVFETHNNVFVRLPIKEEQWLKDMRIYHTSNQLIIEHIPEKEDKHSIVLPAIVKKKGASAYYKDGMLEIKIQKNIDMQYSQIDVSEIL; this is encoded by the coding sequence ATGTTCCCCTGGAATCTTTTTCCGTTTCATAAAGATATGAAAAATATAAAGGCCCAGATGAATCCAGAAGAGGTTGATAAATATGTCACAGATATAATGAATCAAGTGTTTCCTCAGCAAATGCAAAAGATGCAGGGAATGATGAATCCACAAAGCTTTATGTCTGACTTTAATTACGATACACCGGAAACTCCCAATGATTCTTCTCTCTCTTCCTCCGTTTTTGAAACACATAATAATGTTTTTGTAAGATTGCCAATCAAAGAAGAGCAATGGTTGAAGGATATGAGAATTTATCATACATCCAATCAGTTGATAATTGAACATATACCTGAAAAAGAGGATAAACACTCGATTGTCCTCCCTGCTATTGTGAAAAAAAAAGGTGCTTCCGCATATTATAAGGACGGCATGCTTGAAATAAAAATTCAGAAAAACATCGATATGCAATACTCACAAATAGACGTTTCAGAAATTCTTTAA
- a CDS encoding CAP domain-containing protein translates to MNKKMLFSVAAAAALLASNPVVNKADAASNCPTPQQAKVFYSQPTNINMDQINSILQKYMNNSNVQWNFNQMYNQQQAQKPVQQQPVQQEPAQQKPVQQQPVQQKPVQQQPAQKPVQQKPSTPASSSVSAYEQKVVDLTNQERAKNGLPALQLDVNLSKVARTKSMDMKTKGYFDHNSPTYGSPFDMMKQFGITYSSAGENIAMGQRTPEEVVNAWMNSEGHRKNILNPSFTNIGVGYVADGNYWTQQFIGK, encoded by the coding sequence ATGAATAAAAAAATGTTATTTTCAGTCGCAGCAGCAGCTGCTTTATTAGCTTCTAATCCAGTGGTGAATAAGGCAGACGCAGCATCAAATTGTCCAACACCTCAACAAGCTAAGGTATTTTACTCTCAACCTACTAATATTAATATGGATCAAATCAATAGCATTCTTCAAAAATATATGAATAATTCAAACGTTCAATGGAACTTTAACCAAATGTATAATCAGCAACAAGCTCAAAAACCTGTACAACAACAGCCAGTACAACAGGAACCAGCTCAACAAAAGCCGGTTCAACAGCAGCCAGTACAACAAAAGCCAGTACAACAGCAACCAGCACAAAAGCCAGTACAGCAAAAGCCATCAACACCTGCTTCATCATCAGTAAGTGCATATGAGCAAAAGGTAGTGGATTTAACAAACCAAGAACGTGCTAAAAATGGTTTACCAGCATTACAGCTTGATGTAAACTTAAGCAAAGTTGCACGTACAAAGTCAATGGATATGAAAACTAAAGGTTATTTTGACCATAATAGCCCAACTTACGGATCACCGTTCGATATGATGAAGCAATTTGGCATCACATACAGTTCAGCTGGTGAAAACATCGCAATGGGTCAACGTACACCAGAAGAAGTAGTTAATGCATGGATGAACAGTGAGGGACACCGCAAAAACATCTTAAATCCAAGCTTTACAAATATCGGTGTAGGTTATGTAGCTGATGGAAACTACTGGACACAACAATTTATTGGAAAGTAA
- a CDS encoding sensor histidine kinase: MSFIKDSLAKKLWLTITAAIVITILYSYFLSYLFYEKLYVKNVEAALIEEGARLASEYEGGPLSQELKDKIEWYSTKSESEIFIVSNPRELSACLPFEIDYESLINGAEREELLNGNPVKKIGYEERFDRNILAVVFPLLDESRLEGIIYLYLPLAKISEVTTDFAYLWMIAAFLFLIIALFFGTYLVRRLTKPLLEMKEAAESVSRGDYSIKLDNASTDEIGQLANAFNHMATSIQEEDDRKKDFLANVSHELRTPISYVKGYSDALISGIVKKEESNRYLSLIHREAVRMERLVGDLLDLSKLDSDEYKLEKMPLPLAQLIEDSLQKYMPIMREKNLQLQFDLDPDIIINGDEGRIEQIIQNIMDNSIRYTNEGGISLKLYKVNEGCCIEITDSGIGIPEEDLGKIKQRFFRVNKARTRNDGGTGLGLAIAEKLVNLHNGTLTIKSKLGEGTSVKIDLPVILE, from the coding sequence ATGAGCTTCATTAAGGATAGTCTGGCTAAAAAGCTGTGGCTCACAATAACAGCTGCAATCGTCATTACGATTTTGTATTCATACTTTTTATCTTATCTTTTTTATGAAAAACTATATGTTAAAAATGTTGAAGCTGCATTAATTGAAGAAGGGGCTAGGCTTGCGAGCGAATATGAGGGAGGACCATTATCGCAAGAGTTAAAGGATAAAATTGAATGGTATAGCACAAAATCTGAATCGGAAATTTTTATTGTCAGCAATCCTCGAGAGTTAAGTGCTTGCCTGCCATTCGAAATAGACTATGAATCACTTATCAATGGAGCTGAAAGAGAAGAATTACTTAATGGAAACCCAGTTAAAAAGATAGGGTATGAAGAACGATTTGATCGAAATATTTTGGCTGTAGTATTCCCGCTATTGGATGAAAGCAGGCTAGAAGGAATCATTTATTTATATTTGCCTTTAGCAAAAATTTCAGAGGTGACAACTGATTTTGCTTATTTATGGATGATTGCAGCTTTTCTCTTTTTAATAATTGCTCTTTTCTTTGGAACATATCTTGTTCGCAGGCTGACAAAACCATTACTTGAAATGAAAGAAGCTGCTGAAAGTGTTTCAAGGGGAGACTATTCAATTAAATTAGATAATGCTTCAACAGATGAAATTGGGCAGTTAGCTAATGCCTTTAATCACATGGCAACCTCCATACAAGAGGAAGATGATCGTAAAAAAGACTTTCTTGCAAATGTATCACACGAATTAAGAACTCCTATAAGCTATGTAAAAGGGTATAGTGATGCATTAATTTCAGGTATTGTTAAAAAGGAAGAAAGCAATCGTTATTTAAGTTTAATTCATAGAGAGGCAGTAAGGATGGAAAGACTAGTAGGAGATTTGCTGGATCTTTCTAAATTAGATTCGGATGAATATAAACTCGAAAAAATGCCACTACCTCTTGCTCAGCTTATTGAGGATTCCTTGCAAAAGTATATGCCTATTATGAGAGAAAAGAACTTACAGCTTCAATTTGATTTAGATCCAGACATTATAATTAATGGTGATGAAGGTCGAATAGAGCAAATAATCCAAAATATAATGGATAATTCTATCCGTTATACGAATGAAGGAGGTATATCACTTAAGCTTTATAAAGTGAATGAAGGCTGCTGTATTGAAATAACAGATTCCGGAATAGGTATTCCAGAAGAAGATCTGGGCAAAATTAAACAAAGATTCTTTCGAGTTAATAAGGCAAGAACGAGAAATGATGGGGGTACAGGTTTAGGTCTAGCTATTGCAGAAAAGCTTGTAAATCTTCATAACGGTACTTTAACAATTAAAAGCAAATTAGGAGAAGGTACATCTGTGAAAATAGACCTTCCAGTTATTTTGGAATAA